From the Oryza glaberrima chromosome 5, OglaRS2, whole genome shotgun sequence genome, one window contains:
- the LOC127773117 gene encoding uncharacterized protein LOC127773117 isoform X5 translates to MWRKAGVTIVSDGWSDIRQRSLVNILAVNECGPIFLQAINNEDEVNTKEYIAEKLIAVIEDVGPENVVQVITDNDPVCRAAGLLIEEKYDHIQWMPCIAHTLSLALKDVFSPNNTGDVAFKDSHWISEVVEDAIMIKNFIINHTMISSILSEFSKLKILAIANTRFASDLVMLKRFRLIKQSLIMLVISDKWWPVYCNDNMEQAQLVKYKLTDNSWWKQVDYILSFTEPIYSMMRVTDTEEPRLHLINEMWNTMVEKVKAAIYKHESREPEEESAFYSVVHGILEDWWSRSKTPLQCLAHSLNPRYYSDSWINQAANRLPPHRDAEISQVRNNCWRKMFFTTDNLRTVKSEYGEFALLGTKHFSLNSRPDRDKLDPKMWWATHGTSAQAVQSLAFKLLSQPVSSSCCQRNWRTYDSIRDIVRDKLRPKWADDLVFVHNNLRLLSRRSEEYHTDREARYWDVGDDKFKSLGGAGILESANLSLDEPEFELAMIENIV, encoded by the exons ATGTGGAGGAAGGCAGGTGTGACGATAGTTTCTGATGGTTGGTCAGATATTCGACAGCGCTCACTTGTCAACATTCTGGCTGTCAATGAATGTGGACCCATTTTTCTGCAAGCAATTAACAATGAAGATGAGGTGAATACAAAGGAGTACATTGCAGAGAAGCTCATTGCTGTTATTGAAGACGTTGGTCCAGAAAATGTTGTCCAAGTGATCACAGATAATGATCCTGTTTGCAGAGCTGCTGGGCTGCTGATTGAAGAAAAATACGATCACATCCAATGGATGCCTTGTATTGCTCATACTTTAAGTCTTGCCTTGAAGGATGTTTTTTCTCCTAACAATACTGGAGATGTTGCCTTCAAAGATAGCCATTGGATTTCTGAAGTTGTAGAGGATGCAATTATGATCAAGAATTTCATAATAAATCATACCATGATATCATCTATACTGAGTGAGTTCAGTAAGTTGAAGATTCTTGCTATTGCGAACACAAGATTCGCTTCAGATCTTGTTATGTTAAAGAGGTTTCGGCTGATCAAGCAATCTCTAATAATGTTGGTCATCAGTGACAAGTGGTGGCCGGTTTACTGTAATGATAACATGGAGCAAGCACAGCTTGTGAAGTACAAGCTTACTGATAACTCGTGGTGGAAACAAGTTGATTACATTCTTTCTTTCACTGAGCCTATATATTCGATGATGCGCGTGACAGACACTGAAGAGCCACGCCTTCATCTTATCAATGAAATGTGGAATACTATGGTCGAGAAGGTAAAGGCTGCCATTTATAAGCATGAATCAAGAGAGCCTGAAGAGGAGTCAGCATTTTACTCTGTTGTGCATGGCATTCTAGAAGATTGGTGGAGCAGGAGCAAAACTCCGCTCCAGTGTTTGGCGCACTCACTAAATCCAAG GTATTACAGTGACAGCTGGATTAATCAAGCTGCTAATCGTCTACCCCCACATAGAGATGCTGAGATTTCTCAAGTGAGGAATAATTGCTGGAGGAAAATGTTTTTTACTACAGACAACTTGAGAACTGTCAAGTCAGAATATGGAGAGTTTGCTCTTCTGGGAACAAAACATTTTAGCTTGAATTCAAGACCTGATAGGGATAAACTTGACCCCAAGATGTGGTGGGCGACCCATGGAACTTCAGCACAGGCAGTTCAGAGTTTGGCTTTCAAGCTTCTCAGCCAACCTGTTTCATCTTCTTGCTGCCAGAGGAACTGGAGAACTTACGATTCTATTCGCGACATCGTGAGGGACAAACTCCGTCCTAAATGGGCCGATGATTTGGTTTTTGTGCACAACAATTTGCGGCTTCTATCAAGAAGATCAGAAGAATATCATACAGACCGAGAGGCAAGGTACTGGGATGTAGGAGACGACAAATTTAAATCATTGGGTGGTGCTGGCATCCTTGAGTCTGCTAACCTCTCTCTTGATGAACCGGAGTTCGAGCTTGCCATGATAGAAAACATCGTGTGA
- the LOC127773117 gene encoding uncharacterized protein LOC127773117 isoform X1 yields MEGKDESPPGENELPLWGHVKILDGFAPRCGTNMRFLCDYCSCVFRGSYSTVKAHLLKISKQGVPPCPGVTFNILMKLSSEVDAAEDSILIQVRKKRNVTESCSSDYSGDEPESCSSDYSGDAPCIGKVIVQAKRKKSRAECQDNFDAQFARMFYSSAGLSFNSARDPYFRSSFSFILKNIIPGYVPPDCKRLKTTLLQKERARIEDLLKPIKSMWRKAGVTIVSDGWSDIRQRSLVNILAVNECGPIFLQAINNEDEVNTKEYIAEKLIAVIEDVGPENVVQVITDNDPVCRAAGLLIEEKYDHIQWMPCIAHTLSLALKDVFSPNNTGDVAFKDSHWISEVVEDAIMIKNFIINHTMISSILSEFSKLKILAIANTRFASDLVMLKRFRLIKQSLIMLVISDKWWPVYCNDNMEQAQLVKYKLTDNSWWKQVDYILSFTEPIYSMMRVTDTEEPRLHLINEMWNTMVEKVKAAIYKHESREPEEESAFYSVVHGILEDWWSRSKTPLQCLAHSLNPRYYSDSWINQAANRLPPHRDAEISQVRNNCWRKMFFTTDNLRTVKSEYGEFALLGTKHFSLNSRPDRDKLDPKMWWATHGTSAQAVQSLAFKLLSQPVSSSCCQRNWRTYDSIRDIVRDKLRPKWADDLVFVHNNLRLLSRRSEEYHTDREARYWDVGDDKFKSLGGAGILESANLSLDEPEFELAMIENIV; encoded by the exons ATGGAAGGCAAGGATGAGTCTCCTCCAGGAGAGAATGAGTTGCCTTTGTGGGGGCATGTTAAGATATTGGATGGGTTCGCTCCTCGCTGTGGAACAAACATGAGGTTCCTATGCGACTATTGCAGTTGTGTCTTTCGTGGAAGCTATTCCACAGTGAAGGCACATTTGCTTAAAATTTCTAAACAAGGTGTTCCACCTTGCCCAGGAGTGACCTTCAATATCTTAATGAAACTATCCAGTGAAGTTGATGCAGCAGAAGATTCAATTCTAATCCAGGTGCGTAAAAAAAGGAATGTAACAGAATCTTGTAGCAGTGACTATTCTGGTGACGAACCAGAATCTTGTAGTAGTGACTATTCTGGTGACGCACCGTGTATAGGCAAAGTTATTGTACAAGcgaaaagaaagaagagcagAGCTGAATGTCAAGATAACTTCGATGCTCAGTTTGCAAGAATGTTCTATTCTTCAG CAGGCTTGTCCTTCAACTCTGCAAGGGACCCATACTTCCGGagttcattttcttttattttgaagaATATTATTCCTGGTTATGTTCCTCCTGATTGCAAAAGGTTGAAGACAACTCTTCTGCAAAAAGAAAGGGCTCGCATTGAAGACTTACTAAAACCCATCAAAAGCATGTGGAGGAAGGCAGGTGTGACGATAGTTTCTGATGGTTGGTCAGATATTCGACAGCGCTCACTTGTCAACATTCTGGCTGTCAATGAATGTGGACCCATTTTTCTGCAAGCAATTAACAATGAAGATGAGGTGAATACAAAGGAGTACATTGCAGAGAAGCTCATTGCTGTTATTGAAGACGTTGGTCCAGAAAATGTTGTCCAAGTGATCACAGATAATGATCCTGTTTGCAGAGCTGCTGGGCTGCTGATTGAAGAAAAATACGATCACATCCAATGGATGCCTTGTATTGCTCATACTTTAAGTCTTGCCTTGAAGGATGTTTTTTCTCCTAACAATACTGGAGATGTTGCCTTCAAAGATAGCCATTGGATTTCTGAAGTTGTAGAGGATGCAATTATGATCAAGAATTTCATAATAAATCATACCATGATATCATCTATACTGAGTGAGTTCAGTAAGTTGAAGATTCTTGCTATTGCGAACACAAGATTCGCTTCAGATCTTGTTATGTTAAAGAGGTTTCGGCTGATCAAGCAATCTCTAATAATGTTGGTCATCAGTGACAAGTGGTGGCCGGTTTACTGTAATGATAACATGGAGCAAGCACAGCTTGTGAAGTACAAGCTTACTGATAACTCGTGGTGGAAACAAGTTGATTACATTCTTTCTTTCACTGAGCCTATATATTCGATGATGCGCGTGACAGACACTGAAGAGCCACGCCTTCATCTTATCAATGAAATGTGGAATACTATGGTCGAGAAGGTAAAGGCTGCCATTTATAAGCATGAATCAAGAGAGCCTGAAGAGGAGTCAGCATTTTACTCTGTTGTGCATGGCATTCTAGAAGATTGGTGGAGCAGGAGCAAAACTCCGCTCCAGTGTTTGGCGCACTCACTAAATCCAAG GTATTACAGTGACAGCTGGATTAATCAAGCTGCTAATCGTCTACCCCCACATAGAGATGCTGAGATTTCTCAAGTGAGGAATAATTGCTGGAGGAAAATGTTTTTTACTACAGACAACTTGAGAACTGTCAAGTCAGAATATGGAGAGTTTGCTCTTCTGGGAACAAAACATTTTAGCTTGAATTCAAGACCTGATAGGGATAAACTTGACCCCAAGATGTGGTGGGCGACCCATGGAACTTCAGCACAGGCAGTTCAGAGTTTGGCTTTCAAGCTTCTCAGCCAACCTGTTTCATCTTCTTGCTGCCAGAGGAACTGGAGAACTTACGATTCTATTCGCGACATCGTGAGGGACAAACTCCGTCCTAAATGGGCCGATGATTTGGTTTTTGTGCACAACAATTTGCGGCTTCTATCAAGAAGATCAGAAGAATATCATACAGACCGAGAGGCAAGGTACTGGGATGTAGGAGACGACAAATTTAAATCATTGGGTGGTGCTGGCATCCTTGAGTCTGCTAACCTCTCTCTTGATGAACCGGAGTTCGAGCTTGCCATGATAGAAAACATCGTGTGA
- the LOC127773117 gene encoding uncharacterized protein LOC127773117 isoform X3, whose amino-acid sequence MFYSSAGLSFNSARDPYFRSSFSFILKNIIPGYVPPDCKRLKTTLLQKERARIEDLLKPIKSMWRKAGVTIVSDGWSDIRQRSLVNILAVNECGPIFLQAINNEDEVNTKEYIAEKLIAVIEDVGPENVVQVITDNDPVCRAAGLLIEEKYDHIQWMPCIAHTLSLALKDVFSPNNTGDVAFKDSHWISEVVEDAIMIKNFIINHTMISSILSEFSKLKILAIANTRFASDLVMLKRFRLIKQSLIMLVISDKWWPVYCNDNMEQAQLVKYKLTDNSWWKQVDYILSFTEPIYSMMRVTDTEEPRLHLINEMWNTMVEKVKAAIYKHESREPEEESAFYSVVHGILEDWWSRSKTPLQCLAHSLNPRYYSDSWINQAANRLPPHRDAEISQVRNNCWRKMFFTTDNLRTVKSEYGEFALLGTKHFSLNSRPDRDKLDPKMWWATHGTSAQAVQSLAFKLLSQPVSSSCCQRNWRTYDSIRDIVRDKLRPKWADDLVFVHNNLRLLSRRSEEYHTDREARYWDVGDDKFKSLGGAGILESANLSLDEPEFELAMIENIV is encoded by the exons ATGTTCTATTCTTCAG CAGGCTTGTCCTTCAACTCTGCAAGGGACCCATACTTCCGGagttcattttcttttattttgaagaATATTATTCCTGGTTATGTTCCTCCTGATTGCAAAAGGTTGAAGACAACTCTTCTGCAAAAAGAAAGGGCTCGCATTGAAGACTTACTAAAACCCATCAAAAGCATGTGGAGGAAGGCAGGTGTGACGATAGTTTCTGATGGTTGGTCAGATATTCGACAGCGCTCACTTGTCAACATTCTGGCTGTCAATGAATGTGGACCCATTTTTCTGCAAGCAATTAACAATGAAGATGAGGTGAATACAAAGGAGTACATTGCAGAGAAGCTCATTGCTGTTATTGAAGACGTTGGTCCAGAAAATGTTGTCCAAGTGATCACAGATAATGATCCTGTTTGCAGAGCTGCTGGGCTGCTGATTGAAGAAAAATACGATCACATCCAATGGATGCCTTGTATTGCTCATACTTTAAGTCTTGCCTTGAAGGATGTTTTTTCTCCTAACAATACTGGAGATGTTGCCTTCAAAGATAGCCATTGGATTTCTGAAGTTGTAGAGGATGCAATTATGATCAAGAATTTCATAATAAATCATACCATGATATCATCTATACTGAGTGAGTTCAGTAAGTTGAAGATTCTTGCTATTGCGAACACAAGATTCGCTTCAGATCTTGTTATGTTAAAGAGGTTTCGGCTGATCAAGCAATCTCTAATAATGTTGGTCATCAGTGACAAGTGGTGGCCGGTTTACTGTAATGATAACATGGAGCAAGCACAGCTTGTGAAGTACAAGCTTACTGATAACTCGTGGTGGAAACAAGTTGATTACATTCTTTCTTTCACTGAGCCTATATATTCGATGATGCGCGTGACAGACACTGAAGAGCCACGCCTTCATCTTATCAATGAAATGTGGAATACTATGGTCGAGAAGGTAAAGGCTGCCATTTATAAGCATGAATCAAGAGAGCCTGAAGAGGAGTCAGCATTTTACTCTGTTGTGCATGGCATTCTAGAAGATTGGTGGAGCAGGAGCAAAACTCCGCTCCAGTGTTTGGCGCACTCACTAAATCCAAG GTATTACAGTGACAGCTGGATTAATCAAGCTGCTAATCGTCTACCCCCACATAGAGATGCTGAGATTTCTCAAGTGAGGAATAATTGCTGGAGGAAAATGTTTTTTACTACAGACAACTTGAGAACTGTCAAGTCAGAATATGGAGAGTTTGCTCTTCTGGGAACAAAACATTTTAGCTTGAATTCAAGACCTGATAGGGATAAACTTGACCCCAAGATGTGGTGGGCGACCCATGGAACTTCAGCACAGGCAGTTCAGAGTTTGGCTTTCAAGCTTCTCAGCCAACCTGTTTCATCTTCTTGCTGCCAGAGGAACTGGAGAACTTACGATTCTATTCGCGACATCGTGAGGGACAAACTCCGTCCTAAATGGGCCGATGATTTGGTTTTTGTGCACAACAATTTGCGGCTTCTATCAAGAAGATCAGAAGAATATCATACAGACCGAGAGGCAAGGTACTGGGATGTAGGAGACGACAAATTTAAATCATTGGGTGGTGCTGGCATCCTTGAGTCTGCTAACCTCTCTCTTGATGAACCGGAGTTCGAGCTTGCCATGATAGAAAACATCGTGTGA
- the LOC127773117 gene encoding uncharacterized protein LOC127773117 isoform X2 translates to MEGKDESPPGENELPLWGHVKILDGFAPRCGTNMRFLCDYCSCVFRGSYSTVKAHLLKISKQGVPPCPGVTFNILMKLSSEVDAAEDSILIQVRKKRNVTESCSSDYSGDEPESCSSDYSGDAPCIGKVIVQAKRKKSRAECQDNFDAQFARMFYSSGLSFNSARDPYFRSSFSFILKNIIPGYVPPDCKRLKTTLLQKERARIEDLLKPIKSMWRKAGVTIVSDGWSDIRQRSLVNILAVNECGPIFLQAINNEDEVNTKEYIAEKLIAVIEDVGPENVVQVITDNDPVCRAAGLLIEEKYDHIQWMPCIAHTLSLALKDVFSPNNTGDVAFKDSHWISEVVEDAIMIKNFIINHTMISSILSEFSKLKILAIANTRFASDLVMLKRFRLIKQSLIMLVISDKWWPVYCNDNMEQAQLVKYKLTDNSWWKQVDYILSFTEPIYSMMRVTDTEEPRLHLINEMWNTMVEKVKAAIYKHESREPEEESAFYSVVHGILEDWWSRSKTPLQCLAHSLNPRYYSDSWINQAANRLPPHRDAEISQVRNNCWRKMFFTTDNLRTVKSEYGEFALLGTKHFSLNSRPDRDKLDPKMWWATHGTSAQAVQSLAFKLLSQPVSSSCCQRNWRTYDSIRDIVRDKLRPKWADDLVFVHNNLRLLSRRSEEYHTDREARYWDVGDDKFKSLGGAGILESANLSLDEPEFELAMIENIV, encoded by the exons ATGGAAGGCAAGGATGAGTCTCCTCCAGGAGAGAATGAGTTGCCTTTGTGGGGGCATGTTAAGATATTGGATGGGTTCGCTCCTCGCTGTGGAACAAACATGAGGTTCCTATGCGACTATTGCAGTTGTGTCTTTCGTGGAAGCTATTCCACAGTGAAGGCACATTTGCTTAAAATTTCTAAACAAGGTGTTCCACCTTGCCCAGGAGTGACCTTCAATATCTTAATGAAACTATCCAGTGAAGTTGATGCAGCAGAAGATTCAATTCTAATCCAGGTGCGTAAAAAAAGGAATGTAACAGAATCTTGTAGCAGTGACTATTCTGGTGACGAACCAGAATCTTGTAGTAGTGACTATTCTGGTGACGCACCGTGTATAGGCAAAGTTATTGTACAAGcgaaaagaaagaagagcagAGCTGAATGTCAAGATAACTTCGATGCTCAGTTTGCAAGAATGTTCTATTCTTCAG GCTTGTCCTTCAACTCTGCAAGGGACCCATACTTCCGGagttcattttcttttattttgaagaATATTATTCCTGGTTATGTTCCTCCTGATTGCAAAAGGTTGAAGACAACTCTTCTGCAAAAAGAAAGGGCTCGCATTGAAGACTTACTAAAACCCATCAAAAGCATGTGGAGGAAGGCAGGTGTGACGATAGTTTCTGATGGTTGGTCAGATATTCGACAGCGCTCACTTGTCAACATTCTGGCTGTCAATGAATGTGGACCCATTTTTCTGCAAGCAATTAACAATGAAGATGAGGTGAATACAAAGGAGTACATTGCAGAGAAGCTCATTGCTGTTATTGAAGACGTTGGTCCAGAAAATGTTGTCCAAGTGATCACAGATAATGATCCTGTTTGCAGAGCTGCTGGGCTGCTGATTGAAGAAAAATACGATCACATCCAATGGATGCCTTGTATTGCTCATACTTTAAGTCTTGCCTTGAAGGATGTTTTTTCTCCTAACAATACTGGAGATGTTGCCTTCAAAGATAGCCATTGGATTTCTGAAGTTGTAGAGGATGCAATTATGATCAAGAATTTCATAATAAATCATACCATGATATCATCTATACTGAGTGAGTTCAGTAAGTTGAAGATTCTTGCTATTGCGAACACAAGATTCGCTTCAGATCTTGTTATGTTAAAGAGGTTTCGGCTGATCAAGCAATCTCTAATAATGTTGGTCATCAGTGACAAGTGGTGGCCGGTTTACTGTAATGATAACATGGAGCAAGCACAGCTTGTGAAGTACAAGCTTACTGATAACTCGTGGTGGAAACAAGTTGATTACATTCTTTCTTTCACTGAGCCTATATATTCGATGATGCGCGTGACAGACACTGAAGAGCCACGCCTTCATCTTATCAATGAAATGTGGAATACTATGGTCGAGAAGGTAAAGGCTGCCATTTATAAGCATGAATCAAGAGAGCCTGAAGAGGAGTCAGCATTTTACTCTGTTGTGCATGGCATTCTAGAAGATTGGTGGAGCAGGAGCAAAACTCCGCTCCAGTGTTTGGCGCACTCACTAAATCCAAG GTATTACAGTGACAGCTGGATTAATCAAGCTGCTAATCGTCTACCCCCACATAGAGATGCTGAGATTTCTCAAGTGAGGAATAATTGCTGGAGGAAAATGTTTTTTACTACAGACAACTTGAGAACTGTCAAGTCAGAATATGGAGAGTTTGCTCTTCTGGGAACAAAACATTTTAGCTTGAATTCAAGACCTGATAGGGATAAACTTGACCCCAAGATGTGGTGGGCGACCCATGGAACTTCAGCACAGGCAGTTCAGAGTTTGGCTTTCAAGCTTCTCAGCCAACCTGTTTCATCTTCTTGCTGCCAGAGGAACTGGAGAACTTACGATTCTATTCGCGACATCGTGAGGGACAAACTCCGTCCTAAATGGGCCGATGATTTGGTTTTTGTGCACAACAATTTGCGGCTTCTATCAAGAAGATCAGAAGAATATCATACAGACCGAGAGGCAAGGTACTGGGATGTAGGAGACGACAAATTTAAATCATTGGGTGGTGCTGGCATCCTTGAGTCTGCTAACCTCTCTCTTGATGAACCGGAGTTCGAGCTTGCCATGATAGAAAACATCGTGTGA
- the LOC127773117 gene encoding uncharacterized protein LOC127773117 isoform X4: protein MFYSSGLSFNSARDPYFRSSFSFILKNIIPGYVPPDCKRLKTTLLQKERARIEDLLKPIKSMWRKAGVTIVSDGWSDIRQRSLVNILAVNECGPIFLQAINNEDEVNTKEYIAEKLIAVIEDVGPENVVQVITDNDPVCRAAGLLIEEKYDHIQWMPCIAHTLSLALKDVFSPNNTGDVAFKDSHWISEVVEDAIMIKNFIINHTMISSILSEFSKLKILAIANTRFASDLVMLKRFRLIKQSLIMLVISDKWWPVYCNDNMEQAQLVKYKLTDNSWWKQVDYILSFTEPIYSMMRVTDTEEPRLHLINEMWNTMVEKVKAAIYKHESREPEEESAFYSVVHGILEDWWSRSKTPLQCLAHSLNPRYYSDSWINQAANRLPPHRDAEISQVRNNCWRKMFFTTDNLRTVKSEYGEFALLGTKHFSLNSRPDRDKLDPKMWWATHGTSAQAVQSLAFKLLSQPVSSSCCQRNWRTYDSIRDIVRDKLRPKWADDLVFVHNNLRLLSRRSEEYHTDREARYWDVGDDKFKSLGGAGILESANLSLDEPEFELAMIENIV from the exons ATGTTCTATTCTTCAG GCTTGTCCTTCAACTCTGCAAGGGACCCATACTTCCGGagttcattttcttttattttgaagaATATTATTCCTGGTTATGTTCCTCCTGATTGCAAAAGGTTGAAGACAACTCTTCTGCAAAAAGAAAGGGCTCGCATTGAAGACTTACTAAAACCCATCAAAAGCATGTGGAGGAAGGCAGGTGTGACGATAGTTTCTGATGGTTGGTCAGATATTCGACAGCGCTCACTTGTCAACATTCTGGCTGTCAATGAATGTGGACCCATTTTTCTGCAAGCAATTAACAATGAAGATGAGGTGAATACAAAGGAGTACATTGCAGAGAAGCTCATTGCTGTTATTGAAGACGTTGGTCCAGAAAATGTTGTCCAAGTGATCACAGATAATGATCCTGTTTGCAGAGCTGCTGGGCTGCTGATTGAAGAAAAATACGATCACATCCAATGGATGCCTTGTATTGCTCATACTTTAAGTCTTGCCTTGAAGGATGTTTTTTCTCCTAACAATACTGGAGATGTTGCCTTCAAAGATAGCCATTGGATTTCTGAAGTTGTAGAGGATGCAATTATGATCAAGAATTTCATAATAAATCATACCATGATATCATCTATACTGAGTGAGTTCAGTAAGTTGAAGATTCTTGCTATTGCGAACACAAGATTCGCTTCAGATCTTGTTATGTTAAAGAGGTTTCGGCTGATCAAGCAATCTCTAATAATGTTGGTCATCAGTGACAAGTGGTGGCCGGTTTACTGTAATGATAACATGGAGCAAGCACAGCTTGTGAAGTACAAGCTTACTGATAACTCGTGGTGGAAACAAGTTGATTACATTCTTTCTTTCACTGAGCCTATATATTCGATGATGCGCGTGACAGACACTGAAGAGCCACGCCTTCATCTTATCAATGAAATGTGGAATACTATGGTCGAGAAGGTAAAGGCTGCCATTTATAAGCATGAATCAAGAGAGCCTGAAGAGGAGTCAGCATTTTACTCTGTTGTGCATGGCATTCTAGAAGATTGGTGGAGCAGGAGCAAAACTCCGCTCCAGTGTTTGGCGCACTCACTAAATCCAAG GTATTACAGTGACAGCTGGATTAATCAAGCTGCTAATCGTCTACCCCCACATAGAGATGCTGAGATTTCTCAAGTGAGGAATAATTGCTGGAGGAAAATGTTTTTTACTACAGACAACTTGAGAACTGTCAAGTCAGAATATGGAGAGTTTGCTCTTCTGGGAACAAAACATTTTAGCTTGAATTCAAGACCTGATAGGGATAAACTTGACCCCAAGATGTGGTGGGCGACCCATGGAACTTCAGCACAGGCAGTTCAGAGTTTGGCTTTCAAGCTTCTCAGCCAACCTGTTTCATCTTCTTGCTGCCAGAGGAACTGGAGAACTTACGATTCTATTCGCGACATCGTGAGGGACAAACTCCGTCCTAAATGGGCCGATGATTTGGTTTTTGTGCACAACAATTTGCGGCTTCTATCAAGAAGATCAGAAGAATATCATACAGACCGAGAGGCAAGGTACTGGGATGTAGGAGACGACAAATTTAAATCATTGGGTGGTGCTGGCATCCTTGAGTCTGCTAACCTCTCTCTTGATGAACCGGAGTTCGAGCTTGCCATGATAGAAAACATCGTGTGA